The Glycine max cultivar Williams 82 chromosome 3, Glycine_max_v4.0, whole genome shotgun sequence sequence tataatattaattatattttttatttatatttcttataatattaaagacaaataataaaatttataaataaattgatgatgatataaaattaattttatataattattattcttattttcttgatgtaaataaaataaacaaggaaaactattattttaggGTGGAGGGAGTAACACATTTATCTAActgccattaatttttttacgaaTCCTGTACTTTACCCAACAAAAATATCAATGATGATGGGATAATGCTAATACAACAACGTCACAAATACAATACTTCGATTACATTCGACCAAATATCAGACCCCAAATAGATTTATCAGAAAGAGAATTAATTAATCTCACAGAAACTCATTAGATTTTTTTGTCCAAATCCGCAATCCTAACCACCCAACCAGTGTGGAAGAGTGAACCAGCACCACAAATTTCCCACGTATATATTGCACCATCAGGAACCCAGCGGGTCCCACATACATCGCCACGTCACCACCTCCAGATAAACATAACGATAAGTCGAAGCCTCTTCTCTACCGTCAGATGGATACTCTTCCAAATCCAACGCCCCCAAACTCCCCTGCACAGATTATCCAATCTCCCCTCCATCGTCAAATACATCTCCCATCCCTCTCTCTCACTATAACCACTATTTTTCTCACACCAGGCGCACGTTAGCACAAACTATCATGGCCACGGCAACAGCAGCTGCCACCTCGTCCTTTATGGGGACGCGTCTCCTGGAGGCTCACTCCGGGGCGGGGCGAGTGCACGCCCGATTCGGCTTCGGCAAGAAAAAGGCTCCCGCCCAAAAGAAAGCCTCCAGGGGATCGGGCCGAGACACCGACAGACCCCTTTGGTATCCGGGCGCCAAAGCGCCCGAATACCTCGATGGGAGTCTTGTCGGAGACTACGGGTTCGATCCGTTTGGGCTAGGGAAGCCCGCGGAGTACCTGCAGTTCGAGCTGGACTCGCTGGACCAGAACCTTGCGAAGAACGTGGCTGGGGACATCATTGGAACCAGGACCGAGCTTGCGGACGTGAAGTCCACGCCGTTTCAGCCCTACAGCGAGGTGTTTGGGCTCCAGAGGTTCCGTGAGTGCGAACTCATCCATGGAAGGTGGGCCATGCTCGCCACTCTCGGAGCTCTCACTGTTGAGTGGCTCACTGGTGTTACATGGCAAGACGCCGGAAAGGTACGGTTCTCTGCTGTGACTTCTTTTCCCCCTCCAGTTATTGGGCATTTCTACTTTCTATCGTTTGATGATGATAATTAGAGATCTGATAATCACACACTCTTTCTAGTTTAAGAACAAGAtccattaaataagaaataagattCACAGGTTAGATTTACATGAATTGTGCCAAATTTACGAGTCtatattagttttagtttgGAATGTTTTTAAACGGTTTTGGTGTGTTTGTCGGAACAGATGCTTGGCTTTGTTTGTTGTGTAATGTGGTCAGTTcctttaattttgtgtttgaaatCATGAAAAACTAccgtattttaaaatttaattcttttatgcTATGAAgtcctaaaatattattttattaattttaaattaatttgtatgtttagaatgatctaaatattaattaaattcctttttctttctttctaa is a genomic window containing:
- the LOC100785415 gene encoding chlorophyll a-b binding protein CP29.2, chloroplastic-like (The RefSeq protein has 3 substitutions compared to this genomic sequence) produces the protein MATATAAATSSFMGTRLLEAHSGAGRVHARFGFGKKKAPAQKKASRGSGRDTVRPLWYPGAKAPEYLDGSLVGDYGFDPFGLGKPAEYLQFELDSLDQNLAKNVAGDIIGTRTELADVKSTPFQPYSEVFGLQRFRECELIHGRWAMLATLGALTVEWLTGVTWQDAGKVELVEGSSYLGQPLPFSITTLIWIEALVIGYIEFQRNAELDPEKRLYPGGSYFDPLGLASDPEKKATLQLAEIKHARLAMVGFLGFAVQAAVTGKGPLNNWATHLSDPLHTTIIDTFSSSS